Proteins encoded by one window of Chryseobacterium sp. POL2:
- a CDS encoding AAA family ATPase — MSFKLLAIRPTDGCGSKFLKNLQPNRIYKFYNEYIFSSDNKRIDSYDKDIIIYSEIDEIENPNSALNDFFGKNINVSAIVGKNGSGKSTLINLIVSSLNQFALQLQYDDKIKTTASLKTTGELETEKVFCELFYEIDSIFYVLQVKDRECIIKVVGGDEKQDFDNFFYTNVINYSIYAFNSWELGDWIDGLFHKNDSYQIPIVINPKRESKDDGMAGIIDVNNENYLLQQRLLATIILNPDYTITNNLRVHNIKLITKDNRYFHAFVPGDSGNLIKFYDNDKIEASYSEILKENYGFTFSVNNTTTPPFLYSNLYELLNEFKNHFKISDIEIPFLQSRLDLYILYKITSICDKYILYKDFIDEGEKYGDIKSYNILFNNFLEKFSGSKSHIVVKLKQVVNFIKNYDTIWRYLIEEADENLVPIFDLSNFLLKKVEDDNIPLVELLPPPIFQTKIISGQTIDILETISSGEMQLITSISSVLYHLSNLNSVEEEKDVLVKYNYANIILDEIELYFHPEYQRTYIHRLLKDLKSFKFPEIYGINILIISHSPFILSDIPKQNTLFLEVDNNFSVSKEYPSDNTFGENIHEILSNGFFLEETMGAFAKSKIHEFLDFDEYTNDAKNNYQSKRDNFEILINLIGENVIKQILKNHLSRLDEKFEYPGNIETLNQEIERLQNLKTQLENAQNKLSNQ, encoded by the coding sequence ATGTCATTTAAATTACTTGCAATTCGCCCAACTGACGGATGTGGCTCAAAATTTTTAAAAAATCTTCAACCGAATAGAATTTATAAGTTTTATAATGAATATATATTTAGCTCAGATAATAAAAGGATAGATTCTTATGATAAAGACATAATCATTTATTCTGAAATAGATGAAATTGAAAATCCAAATTCAGCACTAAATGATTTTTTTGGGAAAAATATAAATGTATCAGCAATTGTTGGAAAAAATGGTAGTGGGAAAAGTACATTAATCAATTTAATAGTTTCATCACTTAATCAATTTGCATTGCAATTACAATATGATGATAAAATAAAAACCACTGCCAGTTTAAAAACAACTGGTGAGTTAGAAACTGAAAAGGTATTTTGTGAGTTATTTTACGAAATTGATTCTATTTTTTATGTTCTCCAAGTGAAAGATAGAGAGTGTATCATTAAAGTGGTTGGTGGAGATGAAAAACAGGATTTTGATAATTTTTTCTACACGAATGTTATTAACTACTCTATTTATGCATTTAATTCTTGGGAATTGGGAGATTGGATAGATGGACTTTTCCATAAAAATGATTCATACCAAATTCCGATTGTGATAAATCCTAAAAGAGAAAGTAAAGATGATGGTATGGCAGGAATCATTGACGTGAATAATGAAAATTATTTATTACAGCAAAGATTATTAGCTACAATCATTTTAAATCCAGATTATACAATAACCAATAATTTAAGAGTACATAACATAAAATTAATAACTAAAGATAATCGTTATTTCCATGCTTTTGTTCCAGGGGATAGCGGTAATTTAATAAAATTTTACGATAACGATAAAATTGAAGCATCTTATTCAGAAATATTAAAAGAAAATTATGGTTTTACTTTTTCAGTTAATAATACAACTACACCACCTTTTCTATACAGCAATTTATATGAACTTTTAAACGAATTTAAAAATCACTTCAAAATTTCCGATATAGAAATCCCTTTTTTACAAAGTAGATTAGATTTATATATACTTTATAAGATAACAAGTATTTGCGATAAATATATTCTATATAAAGATTTTATCGATGAGGGGGAAAAATATGGCGATATAAAAAGCTATAATATTTTATTCAATAATTTTTTAGAAAAATTCTCTGGTAGTAAAAGCCATATTGTAGTAAAATTAAAACAAGTTGTTAATTTCATAAAAAACTATGATACTATATGGCGATATTTGATTGAGGAAGCCGACGAAAATTTAGTTCCTATTTTTGACCTATCTAATTTTCTATTAAAGAAAGTAGAAGATGATAATATTCCTTTGGTAGAATTACTTCCTCCCCCAATATTTCAAACTAAAATTATATCAGGACAAACCATTGACATTCTCGAAACTATTAGTTCAGGAGAGATGCAGCTTATAACATCTATCTCTTCAGTTTTATATCATCTCAGTAATCTTAACTCTGTTGAGGAAGAAAAAGATGTGTTGGTAAAATACAACTATGCAAATATTATCTTAGATGAAATTGAATTATATTTTCATCCAGAATACCAGAGGACTTACATCCATCGTTTATTAAAAGATTTAAAAAGCTTTAAGTTTCCAGAAATATATGGTATTAATATCCTTATAATATCCCATTCTCCGTTTATTCTTTCAGATATACCTAAACAAAATACTTTGTTTTTAGAAGTAGATAATAATTTTAGTGTATCTAAGGAGTACCCATCTGACAATACTTTTGGTGAAAATATACATGAGATTCTATCTAACGGCTTTTTCTTAGAAGAAACTATGGGAGCATTTGCAAAAAGTAAAATTCATGAGTTTTTAGACTTTGATGAATACACAAATGATGCAAAAAACAATTACCAATCAAAAAGAGATAATTTTGAAATACTTATTAATCTTATTGGTGAGAATGTTATAAAGCAAATTCTCAAAAATCACCTGTCAAGATTAGATGAGAAGTTTGAATATCCAGGTAATATTGAAACTCTTAATCAAGAAATTGAAAGATTACAAAACTTAAAAACACAATTAGAAAATGCACAAAATAAATTATCCAACCAATAG